Proteins found in one Candidatus Nitrosopelagicus brevis genomic segment:
- a CDS encoding Lrp/AsnC ligand binding domain-containing protein gives MHRGFVLLNCDLGAEEYILEELQQVDEIKNAYVTFGAYDIIAEIHAKTQEEFEKTVSMKVRQLSRVVSTMTLNVIKGE, from the coding sequence ATGCATAGAGGATTTGTTTTATTAAATTGCGATTTGGGCGCAGAAGAATACATTTTAGAAGAATTACAACAAGTAGATGAAATAAAAAATGCATATGTTACATTTGGTGCATATGACATAATTGCAGAAATTCATGCCAAAACACAGGAAGAATTTGAAAAGACAGTTTCAATGAAGGTTAGACAATTATCAAGAGTCGTAAGTACAATGACATTAAATGTCATTAAAGGCGAATGA
- a CDS encoding DEAD/DEAH box helicase, translating to MKTFEELEINEDIMRSVKELGFTTPFPIQAEAIPVLLRGTDVIGQAHTGTGKTATFGIPMLQNILHGGGIQGLVIAPTRELAMQITEEIKKVGKYTKIKVVTVYGGQGIGVQLDALRRKPEIVVATPGRLIDHLDNGSIRTDDIKHVVLDEADVMLDMGFIEDIEYVLQKVPANRITSLFSATMPPEILRLSDKYLNNPKNILIDSDDLSGEGIDQSFLVIKDREKHKYLTDFINQNRGQVIVFCSTKIRTRNVARDLQKSRYKVVAIEGDMSQNKREYSMMKFRKNQADVLVATDVAARGIDVPKVGLVVNYDVPNQDMVYFHRIGRTARAGAKGRAITLVSYSSIADWKIIKKQIKSDLTDLNKKMGIEVHIPDPLKRDVGRRIAQPMRSGYGRRPSYGGRSRPSYGGRSRPSYGGGRSRDGPARDQYKRRSSARASYGRQGRDSKKKW from the coding sequence ATGAAAACATTCGAAGAACTAGAAATAAATGAAGACATAATGAGATCCGTCAAAGAGCTCGGTTTTACCACACCTTTTCCAATTCAAGCAGAAGCCATACCAGTACTATTACGAGGAACTGATGTAATAGGTCAAGCACATACTGGAACAGGAAAAACAGCTACATTTGGAATACCAATGTTACAAAATATCTTACATGGAGGAGGAATTCAAGGACTAGTCATTGCACCTACAAGAGAATTAGCAATGCAGATTACAGAAGAAATAAAGAAAGTTGGAAAGTATACTAAAATCAAAGTGGTGACTGTTTACGGCGGACAAGGAATCGGAGTCCAATTAGATGCACTACGTAGAAAACCAGAGATAGTAGTTGCTACACCTGGAAGATTAATTGATCATTTGGATAATGGTTCAATCCGAACAGATGATATCAAACACGTAGTATTAGATGAAGCAGATGTCATGTTAGACATGGGTTTTATTGAAGACATAGAATATGTCTTACAAAAAGTTCCTGCAAATAGAATTACATCTTTATTTTCAGCAACAATGCCACCAGAAATTCTCAGACTTTCTGACAAGTATCTAAATAATCCAAAAAATATTCTAATTGATTCAGATGATTTGAGTGGAGAAGGGATTGATCAGTCATTTTTAGTAATCAAAGACAGAGAGAAACACAAGTACCTTACAGATTTTATTAATCAAAATAGAGGTCAAGTAATAGTATTTTGTTCAACAAAAATTAGAACAAGAAATGTTGCACGAGATTTACAAAAATCCAGATACAAAGTGGTTGCAATTGAAGGAGACATGTCACAAAATAAACGTGAATACTCTATGATGAAATTTAGAAAAAATCAGGCAGATGTATTAGTAGCAACAGATGTTGCAGCAAGAGGAATAGATGTTCCTAAAGTAGGATTAGTAGTAAATTATGATGTTCCAAACCAAGATATGGTCTATTTCCATAGAATTGGGCGTACGGCTAGAGCAGGAGCTAAAGGAAGAGCAATCACTTTAGTGTCATACTCATCAATTGCAGATTGGAAAATCATTAAAAAACAAATTAAATCAGATTTAACAGATTTGAATAAAAAAATGGGAATTGAGGTTCACATCCCAGATCCACTAAAACGAGATGTAGGACGACGTATTGCACAACCAATGCGTTCAGGTTATGGACGTAGACCAAGTTATGGTGGTAGAAGTAGACCAAGTTATGGTGGTAGAAGTAGACCAAGTTATGGTGGTGGTAGAAGTAGAGACGGTCCAGCTAGAGACCAATACAAAAGAAGAAGTAGTGCACGAGCATCATATGGAAGACAAGGTCGCGACAGTAAGAAGAAGTGGTAA
- the artG gene encoding thaumarchaeosortase — protein sequence MENKGVMIAILLVLSPILFTMAIYPDSFSLSWNQGRGGFLFAAAFIAAELIGLKFVIPKKRFFYCIPLIALTITYFVSLQFGVRDYIMSLVDVFGVLEYSWEWLFDFAVMAIFVTASLAILFGRKWIRIGPAGPIFLAGNAIILALDSFFPYDTLGPLQYIVPYFVQANVWVITVLDLGVATARDNLMFLNGDFGPFALQVFWPSAGVHSIIIYSLVMMAFLIKMRIPRNRKIIYFVIGILGTIFVNMIRIFSLSVYALKVTTDPEAWEEFHSVAGEIMFLPWLFIFLLVVTAVETKRLKKLESENESKNNS from the coding sequence ATGGAAAACAAAGGTGTCATGATAGCAATTTTGCTCGTTTTATCTCCAATTCTATTCACAATGGCGATATATCCTGATAGCTTTAGTCTTAGCTGGAATCAAGGTCGAGGTGGATTTCTTTTTGCAGCAGCATTCATTGCCGCAGAATTAATTGGTTTAAAATTTGTAATTCCAAAAAAGCGCTTCTTTTATTGTATACCGTTAATCGCACTAACTATCACATATTTTGTATCACTTCAATTTGGTGTAAGAGATTACATCATGAGTCTAGTTGATGTTTTTGGTGTTTTGGAATATTCTTGGGAGTGGTTGTTTGATTTCGCTGTAATGGCGATATTTGTTACTGCATCTCTTGCAATATTATTTGGCAGAAAATGGATTAGAATAGGACCTGCTGGACCAATATTTCTAGCTGGCAATGCAATAATTTTGGCATTAGATTCATTCTTTCCTTATGATACTCTTGGACCATTACAATACATTGTACCATATTTTGTACAAGCCAACGTTTGGGTAATTACCGTGCTTGATCTTGGTGTGGCTACTGCACGCGATAATCTAATGTTTCTTAACGGTGACTTTGGTCCTTTTGCGTTACAGGTATTCTGGCCATCTGCTGGAGTACACAGTATAATCATCTATTCACTTGTAATGATGGCATTTCTCATAAAAATGAGAATTCCTCGTAATCGTAAAATCATTTACTTTGTTATAGGTATCCTCGGAACAATCTTTGTCAATATGATTAGAATATTTTCATTATCTGTTTATGCATTGAAGGTTACTACTGATCCTGAAGCTTGGGAAGAATTCCATTCTGTAGCTGGAGAAATAATGTTCCTACCCTGGTTATTCATATTTCTGTTGGTAGTTACTGCAGTTGAAACAAAACGACTCAAAAAATTAGAATCTGAAAATGAATCTAAAAATAATTCGTAA
- a CDS encoding inositol-3-phosphate synthase, translating into MPEKIKVALVGLGNCFSGLIQGIEYYSKNPSQKVTGIIHENLRDYTIHDIEFVAGFDVGANKVGKPINDAIYESPNMVNWIDKNDMPKANGNVYESPALDGVGIWVENKVKPIESGKSESELREEIIKVLEETGTEIIVSYLPVGSEKATQFWAQVCLDTNTAFVNCMPAFIASDKEWAQKFTDKNIPIIGDDIKGQVGATIVHRTLARLCDERGTKIEKTYQINVGGNTDFLNMKEQERLISKKISKTESVQSQLTDRLDDDNIYVGPSDFIPFLGNTKLMFMRIEGRQWANIPYNMEVRLEVDDKANSAGIVIDAIRLAKIALDRGLGGPIIPASAYLMKHPIEQMTDPVAKSKIEAFVKDE; encoded by the coding sequence ATGCCTGAAAAAATTAAAGTCGCATTAGTTGGTTTAGGAAACTGTTTTTCTGGACTAATTCAAGGAATTGAATATTATTCAAAAAATCCTTCTCAAAAGGTTACTGGAATAATCCATGAAAATTTACGTGATTACACTATTCATGATATTGAATTTGTAGCTGGATTTGATGTTGGAGCAAATAAAGTTGGAAAACCAATCAATGATGCCATCTATGAATCACCAAATATGGTAAATTGGATTGACAAAAATGACATGCCTAAAGCTAATGGAAATGTCTATGAAAGTCCTGCACTTGATGGAGTTGGCATATGGGTTGAAAATAAGGTTAAACCAATCGAAAGTGGAAAATCTGAATCTGAATTACGAGAAGAAATTATCAAGGTTTTAGAAGAAACTGGAACTGAAATCATAGTATCATATCTACCTGTAGGCTCAGAAAAAGCAACACAATTCTGGGCTCAAGTATGCTTGGATACAAATACTGCATTTGTTAATTGCATGCCTGCATTCATTGCATCTGATAAAGAATGGGCACAAAAATTCACTGATAAAAACATCCCAATCATTGGTGATGACATTAAGGGTCAAGTTGGAGCAACTATTGTTCATAGAACACTTGCACGATTATGTGATGAGCGTGGAACGAAAATAGAAAAAACCTACCAGATTAACGTAGGCGGAAATACAGATTTTCTCAACATGAAGGAGCAAGAACGTCTTATTAGTAAAAAAATTTCAAAAACTGAAAGTGTTCAAAGTCAATTAACAGACAGATTAGATGATGATAATATCTATGTGGGTCCTTCAGACTTTATTCCATTCTTAGGAAATACAAAATTAATGTTCATGAGAATTGAAGGCAGGCAATGGGCAAATATTCCGTACAACATGGAGGTTCGTTTAGAAGTAGATGATAAGGCAAATTCTGCTGGAATAGTAATTGATGCTATTCGTCTTGCAAAAATTGCTCTTGATCGAGGCTTGGGCGGTCCAATTATTCCTGCTTCTGCATATCTCATGAAACATCCGATAGAACAAATGACTGATCCTGTAGCAAAAAGTAAAATCGAAGCCTTTGTGAAAGACGAATAA
- a CDS encoding LysE family transporter produces the protein MQEIFGFLGLVIVISASGVMSPGPLFAANVMYGLREGKISGIKMAVGHTIVEFPLILLLGIGFFSIENVPEIRTAITILGAIGLFGFAFLQIRAVTKQKFSLETKSGQGPFVAGILLSALNPFFIVWWLTIGLVLISESIQIFGILGIVVLFLFHIWMDYAWLFTIAAFSSRAKNYLSKRNFKFIIIGLSVVLVYFGIEFLLKL, from the coding sequence ATGCAAGAGATATTTGGTTTTTTAGGATTAGTCATAGTAATTTCTGCATCAGGTGTAATGTCACCAGGTCCATTATTTGCAGCAAATGTGATGTATGGATTACGTGAAGGAAAAATTTCTGGAATAAAAATGGCGGTAGGTCATACCATTGTAGAATTTCCATTGATATTGTTGTTAGGAATAGGATTTTTTTCCATAGAAAATGTTCCAGAAATTAGAACTGCAATTACAATATTAGGAGCAATAGGACTATTTGGATTTGCATTTTTACAAATAAGAGCAGTTACAAAACAAAAATTTAGCTTAGAAACAAAATCAGGTCAAGGACCGTTCGTGGCAGGAATTCTTCTCAGTGCATTAAATCCATTTTTTATTGTTTGGTGGTTAACAATTGGTTTAGTACTAATTTCAGAATCAATACAAATTTTTGGAATTCTTGGAATTGTTGTTCTATTTTTATTTCATATTTGGATGGATTATGCATGGTTATTTACAATTGCAGCCTTTTCATCAAGAGCCAAGAATTATCTTTCAAAAAGAAATTTCAAGTTCATCATAATTGGATTGAGTGTAGTTTTAGTCTATTTTGGAATAGAATTTCTATTAAAATTGTAA
- a CDS encoding DUF3426 domain-containing protein: MKKLIFLIPLLLLMQPAFGEMIVENDQTYIGNDGIMHIVGEIKNESKSPVNKIKIIATLTDENGKVVDKIDGKIMSNILMPGMKGSFDIITNEKNLQENLNYELGFEYKLAAPKNQVIEIVSSDMKRDQLNNLIISGTIENNGEITANMINIVATLYDRDGKVLTVSKVQTQPDFLRAGEESHFVVPIYEKNQSIDVVDYSIIAESDEYAAVPEFPLGSGALLIISVSSYVIFSRNPEKITNALDKCSKILVRQ; this comes from the coding sequence ATGAAAAAATTGATATTTTTGATTCCATTATTACTTTTGATGCAACCAGCTTTTGGAGAAATGATTGTAGAGAATGATCAAACCTACATTGGCAATGACGGAATTATGCATATTGTAGGCGAGATAAAAAATGAATCAAAATCTCCAGTAAATAAAATAAAGATCATAGCTACACTCACTGATGAAAACGGAAAAGTTGTAGATAAGATAGATGGAAAGATCATGTCCAATATTTTAATGCCGGGAATGAAAGGTAGTTTTGATATAATTACAAATGAAAAAAATCTTCAAGAGAATTTGAATTACGAGTTAGGTTTTGAGTACAAACTGGCAGCACCAAAAAATCAAGTAATTGAAATTGTTTCATCAGATATGAAAAGAGACCAATTAAATAATTTGATTATTTCTGGAACCATTGAAAATAATGGTGAAATTACTGCCAATATGATAAATATCGTTGCAACATTGTACGATAGAGATGGAAAAGTGTTAACTGTTTCAAAAGTTCAAACACAGCCAGATTTTTTGAGAGCCGGTGAAGAAAGTCACTTTGTAGTCCCAATTTATGAAAAGAATCAATCAATAGATGTTGTTGATTATAGTATAATTGCAGAATCAGATGAATATGCAGCTGTTCCAGAATTTCCATTAGGTTCAGGAGCATTGTTGATAATTTCAGTATCATCATACGTCATTTTTTCAAGAAATCCTGAAAAGATTACAAATGCATTAGACAAATGTTCAAAAATTCTAGTTCGACAATAA
- a CDS encoding Nre family DNA repair protein: protein MSRTGSDIRKGIEQNWHEYLSKYANLFSSNEIQGSSPPSVFVGSYGYPKVGIGPMLPPIHGDTTLLDTPEKWLGKSLEEIVNYRLNLVRGVQKTGIEETTGRFIESLHELAMSSGSIDSEIKFIKNPTPIPSIDGQNAPFGPLGEIKTAKFSPNSSIKSIENAYYDTDLKAEDAVMKLYNSGIEISKIQKCFSIGMFGKNRKLVPTKWSITATDQIISNDLMHDILEFDIIDRYEVFRFDHLGNLFSVILFPHRWIFEMQEAWHDKNSIGFGSDYETAKGIDHPPSIAGAYFAGKLAVTEYLQKIKKQSGVMIFREIQPQYAVPVGVWQVREGVREAMKNNPQEVNSLNEAIALATKRMSISKNEWLAHGDMLKLIAQTSMSDFF, encoded by the coding sequence ATGTCTAGAACTGGTTCTGATATTAGAAAAGGAATTGAACAAAATTGGCATGAATATCTTTCAAAATATGCTAACCTCTTTTCTTCTAATGAAATACAAGGCTCTAGCCCACCATCTGTTTTTGTAGGCTCGTATGGATACCCAAAAGTTGGGATTGGACCCATGTTACCTCCAATTCATGGCGATACCACTCTTTTAGATACGCCTGAAAAATGGCTTGGCAAAAGTCTTGAGGAAATTGTGAATTATCGATTAAATCTTGTGCGTGGAGTACAAAAAACTGGAATTGAAGAAACCACAGGTCGCTTCATAGAAAGTCTTCATGAACTTGCGATGTCATCAGGTTCTATTGATTCTGAAATTAAATTTATAAAAAATCCGACACCTATTCCATCAATCGATGGTCAAAATGCACCTTTTGGTCCTCTTGGAGAAATTAAAACTGCAAAATTTTCTCCAAACTCTTCTATAAAATCAATAGAAAATGCATACTATGATACTGATTTAAAAGCTGAAGATGCAGTAATGAAACTATATAATTCTGGAATTGAAATATCCAAAATTCAAAAATGTTTCAGTATTGGAATGTTTGGGAAAAATAGAAAATTAGTTCCAACAAAATGGAGTATTACTGCAACAGATCAAATAATATCTAATGATTTAATGCATGATATACTTGAATTTGATATAATTGATCGATATGAAGTCTTTAGATTTGATCATCTCGGAAATTTATTTTCAGTAATATTATTTCCTCATAGATGGATTTTTGAAATGCAAGAAGCATGGCATGATAAAAATTCTATAGGATTTGGAAGTGATTATGAAACTGCAAAAGGAATTGATCATCCTCCATCTATTGCAGGTGCATACTTTGCAGGTAAATTAGCAGTAACAGAATATCTTCAAAAAATAAAAAAACAATCTGGTGTTATGATATTTAGAGAAATTCAACCTCAATATGCTGTACCTGTTGGTGTTTGGCAAGTACGTGAAGGAGTTAGAGAAGCAATGAAAAATAATCCTCAAGAAGTGAATTCATTAAATGAGGCAATCGCTCTTGCAACAAAACGTATGAGTATTAGTAAAAATGAATGGCTTGCTCACGGGGATATGCTCAAACTCATAGCTCAAACAAGTATGTCTGATTTTTTCTAA
- a CDS encoding cobalamin-binding protein: protein MQKKRIISFLPSATELIYELGAQEKLFGVTHECNYPSDATNKPKVIESVFEPENMSSLEIDKKICDLSEKGEDIYKLVAQNVSNARPDLIISQEICEVCSAYTNQVKNAIEILDEKPEIYSMSPHDIQGILKCVEDIAEKIDEVKRGNEIVNSLNSRIEEIRNVKISSRPKVLGIEWLNPFFTSGHWVPEMVEISGGVNMITKTGEHSRKMEIEEIEKEDPDILILMPCGFDVQRTVSEYEKNLKNDPRWSQLKAVKERKVFAVDANSFFSKPSIRVITGIEILAKILHPEMFEELEVPNNSFLKI from the coding sequence ATGCAGAAGAAACGAATTATTTCATTTTTACCTAGTGCGACAGAGTTAATTTATGAATTAGGTGCTCAAGAAAAATTATTTGGAGTTACTCACGAGTGTAATTATCCTAGTGATGCTACAAATAAACCAAAAGTGATTGAGAGTGTTTTTGAACCAGAGAATATGTCAAGCTTAGAAATTGATAAAAAAATTTGTGATCTCTCAGAAAAAGGAGAGGACATTTACAAATTAGTTGCACAAAATGTTTCAAATGCAAGACCAGATCTAATTATTTCACAAGAGATTTGTGAGGTATGTTCAGCATATACAAATCAAGTAAAAAATGCAATTGAAATTCTAGATGAAAAACCAGAGATTTATTCAATGAGTCCTCATGATATTCAAGGAATTTTAAAATGTGTAGAGGATATTGCTGAAAAAATTGATGAAGTAAAACGAGGAAATGAAATTGTTAATTCACTGAATTCTAGAATTGAAGAAATAAGAAATGTAAAAATTTCAAGCAGACCCAAAGTTTTGGGAATAGAGTGGCTAAATCCATTTTTTACATCTGGACATTGGGTTCCAGAAATGGTTGAAATTTCAGGAGGCGTAAATATGATTACAAAAACCGGCGAACATTCAAGAAAAATGGAAATTGAAGAGATTGAAAAAGAGGATCCTGACATATTGATTCTGATGCCATGTGGTTTTGATGTTCAAAGAACAGTTTCAGAGTATGAAAAAAATTTAAAAAATGATCCAAGATGGAGTCAATTGAAAGCGGTCAAGGAAAGAAAGGTTTTTGCAGTTGATGCAAATTCTTTTTTTAGTAAACCAAGTATCAGAGTGATAACTGGTATAGAGATCTTGGCAAAAATTTTGCACCCAGAAATGTTTGAAGAGTTAGAGGTACCAAATAATTCATTTTTAAAAATATAG
- the dinB gene encoding DNA polymerase IV, whose product MEKRIVFHIDFDYFYAQCEEIRNSKIKGKCVAVCIFSDRGGDSGAIATANYNARKFGVKSGIPIMLAKNKLKEQDAVFLPADFDYYSDMSSKGMEIIEKYADVFEYVGRDEAYLDVTKKTEMSFDNAEHLAQQLKNEIRNSLKLTCSIGISPNKLLSKIASDFKKPDGLTTVKPEQVEQFLSPLKIREIPGIGKKTEDVFTQMDIHIIEELRKIDVFDLNKMFGRKTGGYIFNSAKGIDTEIVKERPPTIQFSKIVTLKKNSKELEFLQGNVNELCAQLNKLAINDNKMYRSIGIQFVNEDLSTKTKSRMLKNPVNSEEELKKVANQLLEEALTEQVMLVRRIGVRISEFSDVEGQSSITNYF is encoded by the coding sequence ATGGAAAAAAGAATTGTTTTTCATATAGATTTTGACTATTTTTATGCACAATGCGAAGAGATTAGAAATTCTAAGATTAAAGGGAAATGTGTTGCAGTGTGTATTTTTTCTGACAGAGGTGGGGATAGCGGTGCAATAGCTACTGCAAATTATAATGCAAGAAAATTTGGAGTGAAATCAGGAATACCAATAATGCTTGCAAAAAATAAATTGAAAGAGCAAGATGCAGTATTTTTGCCAGCAGATTTTGACTACTATTCTGATATGTCGTCCAAGGGAATGGAAATAATTGAGAAATATGCAGATGTGTTTGAATATGTTGGAAGAGATGAGGCATATCTTGACGTTACAAAAAAAACTGAAATGAGTTTTGATAATGCAGAACATCTAGCACAGCAATTAAAAAATGAAATAAGAAATAGTCTAAAACTTACATGTTCAATAGGCATTAGTCCAAACAAATTGCTTTCAAAAATTGCTTCAGATTTTAAGAAACCTGATGGACTAACAACAGTAAAACCTGAACAAGTAGAACAGTTCTTGTCACCATTAAAAATTAGAGAAATTCCAGGCATAGGTAAAAAAACAGAGGATGTATTTACGCAGATGGATATTCACATCATAGAAGAATTAAGAAAAATTGATGTTTTTGATTTGAATAAGATGTTTGGAAGGAAAACTGGAGGATATATTTTCAATTCTGCTAAGGGAATAGACACTGAAATAGTTAAAGAAAGACCTCCAACAATTCAATTTAGTAAGATTGTTACTTTGAAGAAAAATTCTAAAGAATTAGAATTTTTACAAGGAAATGTGAATGAATTATGTGCACAATTAAACAAATTGGCAATAAATGATAACAAAATGTATCGTTCAATTGGGATTCAGTTTGTAAATGAAGATTTGTCAACAAAAACTAAATCTAGAATGTTAAAAAATCCAGTAAATAGTGAAGAGGAATTAAAGAAAGTTGCAAACCAATTACTAGAAGAAGCATTAACCGAACAAGTAATGTTGGTGAGAAGAATTGGAGTTAGGATTTCAGAATTCTCAGACGTTGAAGGGCAAAGTAGTATTACGAATTATTTTTAG
- a CDS encoding proteasome assembly chaperone family protein translates to MTKDIEIKEIVPVDLEGGTLVNGFPSSGITSAIATESLINTSNFELQANIDSEKFPPISVIKNGMPNYATRIFVNRDLKVGIFSSFLTLDVTMHRTAARMMLDWAEEKKCSTIVSSITVKGSNDVEVFGVASTGNARGKLVENGITMVDHATIPGISGILLNEGASRGQDVIVLLVSSNKEIPDFKATANLCETFSKIIPGISCNMTKLENESKIIEEQLQQATQDTKNLGDHIYR, encoded by the coding sequence ATGACTAAAGACATAGAAATCAAGGAGATCGTACCGGTAGATTTGGAAGGAGGGACATTAGTTAATGGATTCCCATCATCTGGAATAACAAGTGCAATAGCTACAGAATCTTTGATTAATACGTCTAATTTTGAGTTACAAGCAAATATCGATTCAGAAAAATTTCCACCAATAAGTGTCATAAAAAATGGTATGCCAAATTATGCAACTAGAATATTTGTAAACAGAGATCTTAAAGTTGGAATATTTTCATCATTTCTTACACTTGATGTTACAATGCACCGAACTGCTGCAAGAATGATGTTAGATTGGGCAGAAGAGAAAAAATGTTCAACTATTGTAAGTAGTATCACAGTCAAAGGATCAAATGATGTAGAAGTATTTGGAGTTGCATCAACGGGAAATGCAAGAGGAAAACTTGTTGAAAATGGGATTACAATGGTAGATCATGCAACAATTCCAGGAATATCCGGAATATTGTTGAATGAGGGTGCGTCACGTGGTCAAGATGTCATAGTATTACTAGTTAGTTCAAATAAAGAAATTCCAGATTTCAAAGCAACTGCAAATTTGTGTGAAACATTTTCTAAAATTATCCCAGGCATATCTTGTAATATGACAAAATTAGAAAATGAATCAAAAATTATTGAAGAACAATTGCAACAAGCAACTCAAGATACAAAAAATTTAGGCGACCACATCTATCGTTAA
- a CDS encoding DsbA family protein yields MVDAKKIGVAGAAIVLVTLVAVFATSYMADFETARTPNTEDETKPLHLKDAPVLGSKDATITIVEVGDYQCHMCKLWFEETRPQIIKNYVETGKANLVFIDMPFLGRDSTPASEATYCADDQGKYWEYHSMLFTYQEDEIDGGWANANRLQAFALNLGLDMEQFDKCMITDDHRAHVNFNMQMAKKEFGANSTPTFVIVGPTGEAQKIVGAHPYSTFVSVLDQML; encoded by the coding sequence ATGGTTGATGCAAAGAAAATTGGAGTTGCTGGCGCTGCTATAGTGTTGGTTACATTAGTTGCAGTTTTTGCTACCTCATACATGGCTGATTTTGAAACTGCAAGAACTCCAAACACCGAAGATGAAACTAAACCTCTTCATCTAAAAGATGCACCTGTATTAGGATCTAAAGATGCAACTATAACAATTGTAGAAGTCGGTGATTATCAATGTCATATGTGTAAGCTTTGGTTTGAAGAAACACGTCCACAAATAATTAAAAATTATGTTGAAACTGGAAAAGCAAATCTTGTTTTTATTGACATGCCTTTCTTAGGACGTGACTCTACTCCTGCATCTGAAGCAACTTATTGTGCTGATGATCAAGGAAAATATTGGGAATACCATTCAATGCTTTTCACATATCAAGAAGATGAAATAGATGGTGGTTGGGCAAACGCAAATAGATTACAAGCTTTTGCATTAAACCTGGGATTAGATATGGAACAATTCGATAAATGTATGATAACTGATGATCATAGGGCTCACGTTAATTTTAACATGCAAATGGCAAAAAAAGAATTTGGTGCAAATAGTACTCCTACATTTGTAATAGTCGGTCCAACTGGTGAGGCCCAAAAAATTGTTGGCGCACACCCATACTCTACATTTGTAAGTGTACTAGATCAAATGCTCTAA